In a single window of the Synechococcus sp. HK05 genome:
- a CDS encoding Nif11 family protein, whose translation MSWSELERLVCDAEADAAMRRALKHCRSRKELILAARRLGYRITRIDLQRAWQEHQQLEQEAQ comes from the coding sequence ATGAGCTGGTCTGAGCTGGAGCGGCTGGTCTGCGATGCCGAGGCCGACGCCGCCATGCGGCGCGCGCTCAAGCACTGCCGTTCGCGCAAGGAGCTGATCCTGGCCGCACGCCGTTTGGGCTACCGGATCACCCGGATCGATCTCCAGCGGGCCTGGCAGGAACACCAGCAGCTCGAGCAGGAAGCTCAGTAG
- a CDS encoding DUF3104 domain-containing protein, with protein sequence MDEPRFLAVRVGDLVAVRRTPDWWVGQVIHAEGGARCNANSLFQIACIDTGVIRTVNADAVIDILCPRDQQSSGPLEPAHNHSHQAKRTGQCDQEGNRHGAVRQRRRF encoded by the coding sequence ATGGACGAACCTCGTTTTCTGGCCGTGCGCGTGGGCGACCTCGTGGCCGTGCGCCGCACCCCGGATTGGTGGGTGGGGCAGGTGATCCACGCCGAGGGCGGAGCACGCTGCAACGCCAACTCGCTGTTTCAGATCGCCTGCATCGACACGGGCGTAATCCGCACCGTGAATGCCGATGCCGTGATCGACATCCTCTGCCCGCGCGATCAGCAGAGCTCAGGACCGCTCGAGCCGGCGCACAATCACAGCCATCAGGCCAAGCGAACCGGCCAGTGCGATCAGGAGGGCAATCGTCATGGAGCGGTCCGGCAACGGCGCCGATTCTGA
- a CDS encoding sigma 54-interacting transcriptional regulator has translation MPSPNAELLRLAPLLVPQPRRGVVGSSRYARSLRDAVRLAAQDPQRRPVLISGEPGLEKDNLAALIHYGSAQRQQLMLRLDGALLKADGSEVFGTGSDGAEPPLLDLVGEGSLLIDKIDQVPAPLQEQLLELARSGQWCAGGLTHTFAGRLFFTAESSLPALDRCCTLIRVPPLRVRRQDLGEWLRYGVRQRSRKLGWPVPPEVPEAVVKRLQSYDFPNNLRELEVLIYRALQQVRRQGQDWPAVLPDDVFWTAPRQQRLRFDIWRWKPQLREWMRAPWLWNGLLFGLVSWLFVLVNLWLWLGPQDRQHNGALNLFWAWWWPLILLGFPLVGRLWCSFCPFMVWGEISQRLARRLGFQPQRWPRGDSDRWASPLLAGGFALILLWEELCNLQNTAWLSSCLLLLITAGAVIGSLRFEKRFWCRYLCPVGGMNGLFAKLAITELRAQVGTCSGSCSTYACFKGGPADGEGLATAGCPLGTHPAHLADNRNCVLCLTCAQACPHRSVQLALRPPAADIQREMSLPPGEPALVLVLAGDVCLHHWQRFLGWSALAPVSLHEGPWLPRLAAATLALALPSALFLAARIWFSPARLIRTLYGLLPLIWALLVARHLPLGMAEAGTLLPVSGLLAGPAWSADPHVIAFCQSATVVLGLSWAVVLLRRQLARSRQAWLGASALALLLAAAGRWLVALPLA, from the coding sequence GTGCCCTCGCCCAACGCCGAGCTGTTGCGCCTGGCTCCGCTGCTGGTTCCCCAGCCACGCCGCGGTGTGGTGGGCAGTAGCCGTTATGCCCGCAGCCTGCGCGATGCCGTGCGGCTTGCGGCCCAGGATCCGCAGCGCCGGCCGGTGCTGATCAGCGGTGAACCGGGCCTTGAGAAAGACAACCTCGCCGCGCTGATCCACTACGGCTCGGCGCAACGGCAGCAGTTGATGCTGCGGCTCGATGGAGCGCTGTTGAAGGCCGACGGCAGCGAGGTGTTTGGCACGGGATCCGATGGCGCGGAACCGCCCTTGCTCGATCTGGTGGGAGAGGGCTCACTGCTGATCGACAAGATCGATCAAGTGCCTGCTCCGCTGCAGGAACAGCTGTTGGAGCTGGCGCGCAGCGGCCAGTGGTGTGCGGGCGGCCTCACCCACACGTTTGCGGGCCGCCTGTTTTTCACGGCGGAGAGCAGCCTGCCGGCCCTGGATCGCTGTTGCACGTTGATCCGGGTGCCGCCGCTGCGGGTGCGCCGCCAGGACCTCGGCGAATGGCTCCGCTATGGCGTGCGCCAACGCAGCCGCAAGCTCGGTTGGCCGGTGCCACCGGAGGTGCCGGAGGCGGTGGTGAAGCGCCTGCAGAGCTACGACTTCCCCAACAACCTGCGGGAGCTGGAGGTGCTGATCTATCGCGCCCTGCAGCAGGTGCGCCGCCAGGGGCAGGACTGGCCTGCCGTGCTGCCCGACGACGTGTTCTGGACCGCTCCGCGCCAGCAGCGCCTGCGCTTCGACATCTGGCGCTGGAAGCCTCAGCTCAGGGAGTGGATGCGGGCGCCATGGCTCTGGAACGGGTTGCTGTTCGGCCTGGTGAGCTGGCTGTTTGTGCTGGTGAATCTGTGGCTGTGGCTTGGGCCCCAGGACCGCCAGCACAACGGTGCCCTCAATCTGTTCTGGGCCTGGTGGTGGCCGCTGATCCTGCTGGGGTTCCCGCTGGTGGGGCGCCTCTGGTGCTCCTTCTGCCCCTTCATGGTGTGGGGGGAGATCAGCCAGCGGCTGGCTCGGCGCCTGGGCTTTCAGCCGCAGCGCTGGCCGCGGGGCGACAGCGATCGCTGGGCCTCACCGCTGCTGGCGGGCGGCTTTGCGCTGATCCTGCTGTGGGAGGAGCTCTGCAACCTGCAGAACACCGCCTGGTTGAGCAGTTGTCTGTTGCTGCTGATCACCGCCGGCGCCGTGATCGGTTCGCTGCGCTTCGAGAAGCGCTTCTGGTGCCGTTATCTCTGCCCGGTGGGCGGCATGAACGGGCTGTTCGCCAAGCTCGCCATCACCGAACTGCGGGCCCAGGTGGGCACCTGCAGCGGCAGCTGCAGCACCTACGCCTGTTTCAAGGGTGGCCCTGCCGATGGTGAAGGCCTGGCCACCGCAGGTTGCCCTTTGGGCACCCACCCGGCCCACCTGGCCGACAACCGCAACTGCGTGCTCTGCCTCACCTGCGCTCAGGCCTGTCCGCATCGCTCGGTGCAGCTTGCCTTGCGACCTCCTGCGGCCGATATTCAGCGGGAGATGAGCCTGCCGCCCGGCGAGCCGGCTTTGGTGCTGGTGCTGGCCGGCGATGTGTGCCTCCACCACTGGCAGCGCTTCCTGGGCTGGAGTGCGCTAGCGCCGGTCAGCCTGCATGAGGGGCCCTGGCTGCCGCGCTTGGCAGCGGCAACCCTTGCGCTGGCACTGCCTTCGGCGCTGTTTCTTGCGGCCCGGATCTGGTTCTCTCCGGCTCGGCTGATCCGCACCCTCTACGGGCTCTTGCCCTTGATCTGGGCGCTGCTGGTGGCGCGCCATTTGCCGCTCGGGATGGCTGAAGCCGGCACGCTGCTGCCGGTGTCGGGTCTGCTCGCTGGCCCGGCCTGGAGCGCGGATCCCCATGTGATCGCGTTCTGCCAGAGCGCCACCGTGGTGCTGGGGCTCAGCTGGGCGGTGGTGCTGCTGCGCCGTCAGCTGGCCCGCTCGCGTCAGGCCTGGCTGGGGGCTTCAGCTCTGGCGCTGCTGCTGGCCGCGGCGGGCCGTTGGCTGGTGGCGCTTCCCCTCGCCTGA
- a CDS encoding glutathione S-transferase family protein — MALTLYGGARSRASMPRWYMEEKGIPYTWQLLDMEAGEHRQDAFKAINPFGKVPALVDEDPALPGSRLQLFESGAILLYLAERYGGECQTAAERGLAQQWVLFANATLATALFVPSNREREFPRLMEVLDRKLGEGPLMGTAWSVADCAVNAYLAYLPIFFPQIDLSPFPQVQATIAATQQRPAYQLVMGQR; from the coding sequence ATGGCCCTCACCCTCTACGGCGGCGCCCGCAGCCGGGCCTCCATGCCCCGCTGGTACATGGAGGAGAAGGGCATCCCTTACACCTGGCAGCTGCTCGACATGGAAGCTGGCGAGCACCGGCAGGACGCGTTCAAGGCGATCAACCCCTTCGGCAAGGTGCCGGCCTTGGTGGATGAGGATCCGGCTTTGCCGGGCAGCCGCCTGCAACTGTTTGAAAGCGGCGCCATCCTTCTGTATCTGGCAGAGCGCTACGGCGGCGAATGTCAAACGGCGGCCGAGCGGGGGCTAGCGCAGCAGTGGGTGCTGTTCGCCAACGCCACCCTGGCCACGGCGCTGTTTGTGCCCTCCAACCGCGAGCGCGAATTCCCGCGGCTGATGGAGGTGCTCGATCGCAAGCTCGGCGAGGGGCCGCTGATGGGCACCGCCTGGAGCGTGGCCGACTGCGCCGTGAACGCCTACCTCGCCTACCTGCCGATCTTCTTCCCCCAGATCGACCTGAGCCCCTTCCCTCAGGTGCAGGCCACGATCGCGGCCACCCAGCAGCGGCCCGCGTATCAGTTGGTGATGGGCCAGCGGTGA
- the pdeM gene encoding ligase-associated DNA damage response endonuclease PdeM, producing MIKAAPASGHAALTWQGTSLELLPQRALWQAATGLLLVADLHLGKAESFQASGIPLPSDGDLSTLNQLLDLAAQLQPQRIVVLGDLIHSRLGLTAELREKIKALPELLGCQLELIGGNHDQGSWLEGLSAGPPRRCGELWLSHEPCTGPEPGLLNVAGHVHPVAVLGQGGDRLRLPCFALERQQRQLLLPAFGTLTGGYAVSPAYQRWVIADAQVLAVP from the coding sequence GTGATCAAAGCCGCGCCCGCCAGCGGCCACGCCGCCCTCACCTGGCAGGGCACCAGCCTGGAGCTGTTGCCGCAGCGGGCGTTATGGCAAGCCGCCACCGGTCTGCTGCTGGTGGCGGATCTGCATCTGGGCAAAGCCGAGAGCTTTCAGGCCAGCGGCATCCCCCTACCGAGCGATGGAGACCTCAGCACGCTCAACCAGCTGCTCGATCTGGCCGCGCAGCTGCAGCCTCAGCGGATCGTGGTGCTGGGGGATCTGATCCACAGCCGGCTGGGCCTCACAGCGGAGTTACGCGAGAAGATCAAGGCACTGCCCGAGTTGCTTGGATGCCAGCTCGAGCTGATCGGCGGCAACCACGATCAGGGCAGCTGGCTGGAAGGGCTCAGCGCAGGGCCCCCGCGGCGCTGCGGTGAACTCTGGTTGAGCCACGAACCCTGCACAGGGCCAGAGCCCGGGCTGCTGAATGTGGCCGGCCACGTGCATCCGGTGGCCGTGCTCGGCCAAGGGGGTGATCGCCTGCGCTTGCCCTGTTTCGCGCTGGAACGCCAGCAGCGCCAGCTGCTGTTGCCCGCCTTCGGAACCCTCACCGGTGGCTATGCCGTGTCGCCGGCGTATCAGCGCTGGGTGATTGCCGATGCCCAGGTGCTAGCGGTGCCCTGA